One genomic region from Streptomyces sp. NBC_01304 encodes:
- a CDS encoding carboxylesterase/lipase family protein: MLKRTAHTAIALSLATVAAVTLTAGSTSSAVAADGQRTDSQKVVRTDKGAVRGTVTDAVRTFEGIPYAAPPTGDRRWAPTAPAAGWRGVRDAREPGAACPQTGFVPPVGPYSDIEDCLSLNVTTPRTTSAGPRPVMVYLHGGDHTDGSGAMNGAARLAAQGDVVVVTVNYRLGALGYLAHPDLEKKGRGESGNYGFLDQQAALRWVQRNAAAFGGDPGNVTLFGESGGGHSTCAHLVAPSSAGLFHRVVTQSAPCLGKDGKLDRAHALKQGEQTARAITEKVAGQGKDWRTAGAKDMVNPFGQGPEYAPVYGGKLLPLKPQEAFATGQFNKVPVLQGINHDESRAMVYGQELFKRQQTNDPDAQISEAEYRAGLEAEFGPERAPAIAARYPVSAYDGSPALALAAALTDGTWARHSVETGRALATQVPTYSFEFNDSDTPWYRDHAAYPKPSFEPGAGHLSELPYLFELAEFESVPDGPHRALSDAMIRIWTEFARTGRADWKPTTPTAPNVQSLASGPGGIRPVDFAKDHRYEFWKALGA, translated from the coding sequence ATGCTGAAGCGGACCGCACACACAGCCATCGCCCTCTCGCTCGCCACCGTCGCCGCCGTGACCCTCACGGCCGGGTCCACGAGCTCCGCCGTCGCGGCGGACGGACAGCGCACCGATTCGCAGAAGGTCGTACGCACCGACAAGGGAGCCGTGCGTGGCACGGTCACCGATGCCGTACGCACCTTCGAAGGCATCCCCTACGCCGCCCCGCCCACCGGCGACCGCCGCTGGGCCCCGACCGCGCCGGCCGCGGGATGGCGTGGCGTGCGGGACGCCCGGGAGCCGGGTGCCGCCTGCCCGCAGACCGGGTTCGTCCCGCCCGTCGGGCCGTACTCCGACATCGAGGACTGCCTCTCCCTCAACGTCACCACACCGCGCACCACCTCGGCCGGGCCCCGCCCCGTGATGGTCTACCTGCACGGCGGCGACCACACCGACGGCTCGGGCGCCATGAACGGGGCCGCACGACTCGCCGCACAGGGTGACGTGGTCGTCGTGACGGTCAACTACCGCCTGGGGGCGCTGGGTTACCTCGCCCACCCCGACCTGGAGAAGAAGGGGCGCGGCGAGTCCGGCAACTACGGCTTCCTCGACCAGCAGGCCGCCCTGCGCTGGGTGCAGCGCAACGCGGCGGCCTTCGGCGGCGACCCCGGCAACGTCACGCTCTTCGGCGAGTCCGGCGGCGGCCACAGCACCTGCGCCCACCTGGTCGCCCCGTCGTCTGCGGGACTGTTCCACCGGGTCGTCACCCAGAGCGCGCCGTGCCTGGGCAAGGACGGCAAGCTCGACCGCGCCCACGCGCTGAAGCAGGGCGAGCAGACCGCCAGGGCCATCACGGAGAAGGTCGCGGGGCAGGGCAAGGACTGGCGCACCGCGGGCGCCAAGGACATGGTGAACCCCTTCGGCCAGGGCCCCGAGTACGCCCCCGTGTACGGCGGCAAGCTGCTGCCGCTCAAGCCCCAAGAGGCCTTCGCCACCGGGCAGTTCAACAAGGTCCCGGTTCTGCAGGGCATCAACCACGACGAGTCACGGGCCATGGTCTACGGCCAGGAGCTCTTCAAGCGGCAGCAGACGAACGACCCGGACGCGCAGATCAGCGAGGCCGAGTACCGGGCCGGCCTGGAGGCGGAGTTCGGGCCGGAGCGGGCTCCCGCGATCGCCGCCCGCTACCCGGTGAGCGCGTACGACGGCTCCCCCGCCCTGGCCCTCGCGGCGGCCCTGACCGACGGCACCTGGGCCCGCCACAGCGTCGAGACCGGGCGGGCGCTCGCCACCCAAGTACCCACGTACAGCTTCGAGTTCAATGACTCGGACACGCCCTGGTACCGGGACCACGCCGCCTACCCGAAGCCGTCCTTCGAGCCGGGTGCCGGGCACCTGTCCGAGCTGCCGTACCTCTTCGAGCTGGCCGAGTTCGAGAGCGTGCCCGACGGCCCGCACCGTGCGCTGAGCGACGCCATGATCCGCATCTGGACGGAGTTCGCCCGCACCGGCCGCGCCGACTGGAAGCCGACCACGCCGA